The Anas platyrhynchos isolate ZD024472 breed Pekin duck chromosome 1, IASCAAS_PekinDuck_T2T, whole genome shotgun sequence genomic sequence GtcttgggcagcctgctctaagtggccttgcttgagcagggggaATGTCCACATTCTCCCACAAAGTGCTGCACAGACAAATGCGGACAGAGTGTACGTTAACACGAGCAAATTATTGGCCTCTGCATAGGCTGAAGCTCCTGGATGGAACGGAGTCTCTCCAAGGGTCTGGGTGGTCACTGCCCGCTGCTGACAGGTGTCTCTGTTGCGCTGCTGGAGAAACTGATGCTGTGCAGTGGCGCCGTGCTGCTGGTGAAGCCTTCCGCGGCTTACTCCAGGCTCAGGAAGGAGTCCGAGTCGTCCATCTGCACCCCAAGTGTGATCTCGATGGAGAGGGTGCTCTTGGAGGCGCTGGCCAGCCTGATCTTGCAGGAGCGGCGGGAGGGCAGCACCGTCAGGCGGCAGTGGCGCGACTGCGGCAGACGCTCCCAGGCTGCTTTCACCAAGGCCTGGAACCAGCAGGTGGTTTTCTCCACATCCAGGTAGGAGCCGCTGCAGAGGGTGCGCAGCAGGCTGGGCTCCTGTCTTCTCCTCAGCTCATCCTCGGAGTGGTGGAGGAAGCACAGCATGTCCCCCACCAGCTGCTCCCTCGCGCAGGCACACTCCAGCTCCACGCGCAGGCCGGGCTTCCTTGCTGGCATCTCCCCCTCGGCGCCAAGCTCCGGGTGGAAGGCGTGCCCGGGGGGAGGCCTCAGGGGCACGAGCAGGCGGTACAGGACATTGTCTTCCCGGGCACTCCAGCCTTCATAGAGGCAGCCTATGCCGATGGCCGGCTGCAGCCGTGGGTTGAAGAGACAGTTCCCGGAGAGTCTTCGGCAGGCACCAAGAAGTTcctccaccagctcctccaccatTTGGCACTTGTCAGCCATGCACGGCGCCGGCCACTGGGTGCTATCTGCCCAAACTCTGCCCAGATCCCAGCTGTCGTCAGAGTCACCGTCTTCGTCTGTGTCATCGCCATCATCGTTGTTCTCCTCCTCTCTTGTAGAGCTGCCGTGTTCgctgttgctgctgcctggTTCACAGCTCCGTTTCCTGAGCCAGCGGCAGAGCCCAAAGACCAGGACAAGGAGCTCGACCAAGGCCCAGAACTGCCACTGCTTCAATGCGCTGAAGAGCAGAGCTCCCAGGGCCACCCAGATCTGCTGCTGGTTCGTCTCCTCCATCTCTTGCACCAGCCGAGCCATGCCCTCAATCAGCTGCTCCGCGTACTGCTGCATTCTCTCACAGTCATCTCTATCCAGTGGATCGTTCACCAGCCATGGCTTCTGGGCAAcgcccagcacagccagggcgAGGAAGATCAGCCGAGCCATGGCTTGCAGGAGGTGCGATCTGCACTCACCAACGGCCAAGGCCACAgtgtggtggtgctgctgctgctggcccttaTAACAGCTGCCCCATTGTGACTCATCCTTTGTGATGTCATGGGCACCACAGCCGCATCACACCAATCCCCCTCGCCTCACCTCCCTGCAAGCTTGTGGGAAGGTCCTTGcaatctccttctctggagatactcaaaacccttctggatgccatcctgcacagtGTGCTATAGGTGATCCTGGTTTGCAGGGGGTTTGACTAGATGAGTTTCAGAGGTCCCTGCGAACGCCAGCCGTTCTGAGATTCTAttcttctgtgattctctgacaAGAAATTGAACACCTAACATACATTTGATAGCAACAATGCTTTTCAGTGATTCATGTGCCTCAAGTACAAGCCAGTAACATACTGGTCTTCTGGAAGTACTTCACATTGTCAGTCCTGTGAGTCTGTATGCCAGGGTTTAAAAGGGTGTGCTTTTCTGTACATAGGTATGCACACTAAAGATTTAAAGGATGCACATAAACCATGCACATAAAACTGTTTGCAGAGGCATATTAAATGATAGCTATTatcatttctaattattttttgtaaagaGCAGGTAGCAACATACCTTTGGAGTGGTTTTAGCATTtatgtatgtaatttttttttttgtaatgtcaCTGGGAAAATCAGTTTATGAGGGCATATCTATTGTACATCACTGTTAAAGGAAATGCTCTGTAATAACCAACATTTGTGGGAGAATTGTTGGAAGATGTACATTTTAAGTCAGTATCAGATGTATCTGCATCTGCATGCACTTACATTAACTGTGAATATTAAAGTACAGTAGCTCTGACATTCTCTGCACATGCCAACAAACAGCTTTTACAGAAGGTTCAGAGAAGgtgttcaaataaaatatttatgattttcTTGCTAATATAAAAACCTCTTTCAGACCTGTGAAGTACTGTTTGACAGAAAATGACCTACAATCTGTAGTTTCATATTTTGATATAAACAAGAGCAGGGAAGATTTCCTCAAACTATTGTACATTTTAGGCTTGTCTGTTACATCCCAGGATGACTAGCAATTAATGGAGTGAAAAGATCGCAGATTTCCTAGTGCTTTTTAACCtgcttatttcattttcaaacttCTGTGATCAATTTAGCAGCAGGAAGTTCTGCAGAGCAATTTGGTTCCACTTGACCCTGGAGGGGTTGTTGCTGAATGAGACTTACTTACAGCTCTGTCTCCATAATGACATCTTGCTGCAATAAATGACGCCTTCTTAACCTCAAGTTGTATTTCCAATAAATATATACCAATTCCCAGGTTACATTAGGCATCTGAAAACAAGGTTCTTTGGACAAATGTGTCACCACGGGTTGTCCCCGCATCATAGGGCACCTAGCAGTGCTGGCACGATATTTATAACTCACATAACACATTGGCTGCAGCACATCTTTTTTCATGCTGATTAACAGCATTATAGTTGCAATCTGATTCTGCTGGTAAACCAatttcttccacctccttctcttttAACACAAATTTCCTAGAAAGGAAACTTTATAAGCGACCCTGACATCATTTTTAGGAGGAATCCTGCATGTCAGGAGTGGTTCCCCAGAAGCATGTACACTGATTTGAAATGGTATACAGCAAAGAGAGGCAACATCTGAGTCAGGAGGAATTGTGAGCAATGCAGCACGTAACATTTGAgtttgcaaaagcagaaaaatttcTGCTTATGAACACGTATCCTGTTACTTTTGCTGCAGGGTTTACAGTCATTATAACAGGTGATGGGAAGGAAAGTGATCTACTTGGGGCAAGGGGGCCTCTTACACATTTCCTGGTGCCATCAAGCAGCCCATCACCTGATCCAGAACAAAATGCCTGGGAGAAGGAGATGAAATGAAGGGTATTATGGTACCTGATACCATGTTCTTGCttgttgtcgacggaaggaagacacagacacTCAGTAtaagtgaacagtgaacttcaactttaatggatagctcagtcgccttttatctagttcgaacataatcaactcatacatattgcgaaaactaagctcaggattggctaacacttcccgggcttttcagacAGTTCCTCCTTCTTTTAGCTACCctcccgccttagggactttcccgatcacccaagggcatcgtgtccttgagtctgattggctctcagccagctgcgtGCGCCCAGGCTCAGAGGAGTTAAGTACTGTACTTCACTAGCCCATTGCCTCCtaactgctcaacatccacatgccCTACTTCACTTAACCCATTCCTCCACACTTGCTGTGTGATTCAGCTATATATGCTGCTACCTGACTTGAGCTCATATGCTGGTGCCACACAACCATAATGTTGTCTTCTGCCAAGCAAGGACAGCGAACCTCTAATTTTGGGGGAGCTGGCCCCTCAGCAGGATTCCCAGTGATCTATTACATCTTTAAACCACATATTGGCAGCTCCAGCAATAAAAGGCAATGGAAAGGAGCCAAGAATTTGATTATTATGGTGCAAATCCCTTTGATTGTGGGAGAGCATTGATTTGacattatttccatttatatgGCAGGGGACTCTTTCCAGTTTTACAGGTTTTTTGGTTTGCATACGATTCCTGAAAGTTCACATTTCCACTGAGCTTTTTTGAACTGAAGTTATCCTGCTTGGTTCAGAAATACAGAGCATATAAAGTAACTCcttaaaacatacatttttggAACAGATTTGTGTGATTATTTTAGCTAATGTAATTTAAAGAaacatcattaaaatattttaaattgtttactGTAGTAGtaattatgcaaaatattttaaaaaaatataaaaataaaaactttgagGTTGTGTTTCGCACATACACCTCATCAGACAGAACAGAACGGCCATACAGGCTGACAGGTggtaagatttattttaaagaatttcttttaaatatctaCTGATATAATCCGTTTTGAAGAAACAGGGACTGAGCAAGTCCTGTTAGTAGTAAAGATCTAGGAGTGCTTCTGTCTCAAGCTTGTAAAATAATGAATGGCAGCATGTTCTGCAAGTGAAAGAAAATCTGTAGTGTTGAAAAATTGTATGGGTGAATAATTATTGTCTTCATACGTAAGACCAACAACAGATTAGAGAGAAACTCAGCGGCaaggtggatgagggaaaggctgtggatgtggtctaccttgacttcagcaaggcttttgacactgtctcccacagcattctcctcaagaaactggctgccctAGGCTTGGATTGGCGCAcccttcgttgggttagaaactggctggatagccgggcccaaagagttgtggtaaatggagtcaagtccagttggaggccagtcactagtggcgttccccagggctcggtgctggggccggtcctctttaatatcttcatcgatgatctggacgagggcattgagtgcaccctcagtaagtttgcagatgacaccaaggtatgcgcgtgtgtcgatctgctcgagggtaggaaggctctgcaggaggatctggataggctgcaccgatgggctgagaacaactgcatgaagttcaacaaggccaagtgctgggtcctgcacctggggcgcaataaccccaagcagagctacaggctgggagatgagtggttggagagctgccaggcagagaaggacctgggagtgatggtggacagtcggctgaatatgagccagcagtgtgctcaagtggccaagaaggccaagagcatcctggcttgtatcagaaacagtgtgaccagcagggctagggaggtgatcgtccccctgtactcggctctggtgaggccgcacctcgagtactgtgttcagttttgggtccctcgctacaagaaggacattgaggtgcttgagggagtccagagaagggcgacgaagctgctgaggggcctggagaacaggtcctacgaggagcggctgaaggagctgggcttgttcagcctggagaagaggaggctcaggggtgaccttattgctctttacagatatcttaaaggaggctgtagtgaggtgggggttggcctgttctcccacgtgcctggtgacaggacaagggggaatgggcttaagttgcgccaggggagttttaggttagatgttaggaagaacttctttaccgaaagggttgttagacattggaacaggctgcccagggaagtggtggagtcaccatccctggaagtctttagatgtagacgtttagatgtagagcttagggatatggtttagtggggactgttagtgttaggttagaggttggactcaatgatcttgcggtctcttccaacatagaaattctgtaaaattctgtgattctgtgaaagaattGTGTTACGGAACGtagtagaaaaaaatgatgttgaATCTGCATTTAGCCTGGAAGAGATTTGGGGGTTACATCTGCCATGACCTTTAGCCCAGAACACTGTAGCAGaatctgttttttaataatGGGATTAAGTTCACTTGGCTTCTTTCCACCATTTCTgagcaagcaaagaaaatatgCAAGGGGAAAGAATTTAAAATGGAGGGAAAGATAGTAATTATAGCTTGCTGGAGgcatattttttcagtaaatgaAGTGCTTCAAAAGAAGTGTACTGGTATGCTGTCTTTTGAATGCAAACCTTTAGGGAACTAGTGTAAGAATATAAactaaaaacattattttacacCCCAAGTTGTTAATTTGGTAATGCCTTGTCAGGAAAAGTCCATATTCAACTTTGAACTCCAAAGTTCGAGCCAGTAATAGTATACCCTCCAAGCATTATAACTGTAAATTACCACTGAAGTGATTAGGAAGATAAGAAACTCTATTATGTGAAGAATCAAGTATCTTATCTAGTCCCTGTACTAATTGGAAGCAGCCTTGTATGATAAGAAAGGTAATTATTACCGAATTAAGGATAAACACAAAGATGTTTCAGCCATGTacacatctttaaaatataGTGATTCATTAGAGactacattttttattaaaaaaaaaaaaaattatgttcaTACTTACTGGAGATTTTCTATGTGAACTTGTGCTTAATCTAAAAATTTttagcctttatacagccccccATATAAACACTTACATAGAAGTGCTTTCATACTGGAAGTAATGGAAGTATTGACATTCCTGTTGTAGGTTAGGATATCTCAGTCACAGATATTAAAGAAAATCTCTAAAGTGTGACCAGAAAAGATATAAACGTAGGTCTCCTGAACCCCTATCACATTCCTCACTCATAAAATAGTCTCTTCCCTTAtcctacaaagacagaaatattaacaaacaaacacaaaagaaaggaagaatgaaatgAATTCTGCTGGAGGGCTAATAATCATATTGTAGGAACAAAGGCTGCTGGAGACAATTGGCAGCACTACTGTATACTTGTCATTTGACCAAGAATATGTATCACAGGTAGCATTAGTGATGAAGGCTGAAGGGTTTTGGCCTCAGCTTCCCTGATAAATCCTTCCTTGGTAAATAGCACAAATGCTAATAATACAGAAGACATTATCATTGATCaggaaatgttatttcattacTTCCAGTTCTGCTACTGGAGTAATATGTCTcccctaagaaaaaaaatctttttattgcttattatCTCCCTTACAGACTTTCCAGAATCAGAagtaaaatcaatatttttttcctacaatgTCCTGAAATAACAATTTTTCCAAGTGTGGGATCACGAATAAAAACCCAGAGTTCATTTATTGCTATGTATAATATAAAATCATACTCAGCATCAAATAGTATAGAAATTCTAATATAGTTACAGAATCTAGGCTAGAGAAATAATGAGTAAATATAATAGCATTTTCTGGTATAGAAAGAAGTGGAAAGGTTTTTAGTACCCAGAATAATACTGGACCTTGGTACATCTCTATGATTAACAGTTATAAATAGTCCATACTGTTTGAAATAGTCCAtatggtttgaaaaaaaaagacactttttatttataaatacagtATGGCTGTATTTATAATGAGAAATACAAATCTAGACAACTTTTAGCCTTATAATGTAATACTATTGGTGCTTTACTAAATAACTTTATAGCATCGTAATTAAGCAATAGGACAAAACATTAGAAAGTTAATGTACTTACACCATAATCTGTTTCATTAATTTCCTAAAATTTCTGTTGAATGGCGTTTGGATAATTAGGTACCCATAGCTTTTGTAGTGTTATGCATAGTTTCATGTGTAAATTAATTGATACCATTTACCTGTTATATATTATAAgcttgaaaatgtgttttttttcttttaaagaacagTAAACCCATCTTCTTTAGCTTTCTGACCAACAC encodes the following:
- the LOC139999011 gene encoding inositol 1,4,5-trisphosphate receptor-interacting protein-like 1 — encoded protein: MARLIFLALAVLGVAQKPWLVNDPLDRDDCERMQQYAEQLIEGMARLVQEMEETNQQQIWVALGALLFSALKQWQFWALVELLVLVFGLCRWLRKRSCEPGSSNSEHGSSTREEENNDDGDDTDEDGDSDDSWDLGRVWADSTQWPAPCMADKCQMVEELVEELLGACRRLSGNCLFNPRLQPAIGIGCLYEGWSAREDNVLYRLLVPLRPPPGHAFHPELGAEGEMPARKPGLRVELECACAREQLVGDMLCFLHHSEDELRRRQEPSLLRTLCSGSYLDVEKTTCWFQALVKAAWERLPQSRHCRLTVLPSRRSCKIRLASASKSTLSIEITLGVQMDDSDSFLSLE